The Rhineura floridana isolate rRhiFlo1 chromosome 14, rRhiFlo1.hap2, whole genome shotgun sequence genomic sequence gggaggatgcAGCTGTTGATGGCTGTCAACTACAACAGGTGACGGGCCATCTCCATTTCTGGAAGtgacctcttcctccccccccctccaattagCAGATGTTAGGAGAGAATCAGATAGGAAATGGGTTTTACTTCCTTGCCTGGTCAATGTTGGATGTGATGGGTATTGAGGAAGGCAAATCCCTTGGCTCTTTGGCCCCCCCTTGTGTGGAATGCCCGTTGCCAGTGGCCCCTCCAGCACAACAACCCGTTCTCactgcagccaaccagatgcccgttatggggaagtccacaagcaggatgtgagcacGGCAGcaactctcctgtggtttccatcaATGTATTTGGAAGCATGGCGCCTCCAGCTCTCACCACGGGGACAGGAGGGGCCCTTCCTCTTCTAcccctaaaccagggatgggggatctgcagcccttcagatgttgttggactcccaagttCCCTCAGTCCCAATCACCAGCATGGGCAATGTTCAGGCATGGCGGGAGCTGTAGTCTGGGAAGATGATCTAGAGGacccccacaggttccccacccccaccctataCCATAGGGCTACTGTAGCCCTTTCAGGCCCCATACAGGATCTATTATCCCAAAAGCAGCTAAGTGGAGAAATCTAGAATGACCCTCATGACTCTGCTGAACATGACCCAGTTTATGCACCACCTGCTTCTTTATGGGAAGTACAGCTATCCCCTCCCCCGGAACCCCTGCAGAGACAGAGTgaatgggagtgtgtgtgtgtgtagaattaaTTGCGTACCAGCTAATGGTAGCTTCTCCTCCAACCCCCTCCGCTAGATTTTGATAATGATGGAACTTTAGACAAGAGGGATTTGGAAAATCTGGTGAACTGCCTGACGGGGGAAGGAGAGGGCAGCCGGCTGAGCTCAGTGGAGATGGAGCAGCTCATCCAGAATGTGAGTGCCAGAGGGCCTGATGGGAGGCCAGGGATCAAATCCCCCCCACTCCCTATCTCGGTGGAGACAGCTGGAGGGCTGGCTGTGGCCTGGAGCTGCTGCTCCTGCCTGAACGAGGCTCTGTTGTTTTCTGCAGATCTTAGAGGAGTCTGACATAGACAAAGACGGGACTATCAACCTCTCTGAATTCCAGCACATAATTTCCCGCTCACCAGACTTCACCAGGTATCGTCTGCCTTTCTCTTGCTACACATTCGCTCAGGCTGTGCTGATGACCTGCTCCCTGGTTGTCCACGCAGCCATGCCCAGGGGTGTGAGAGAGTGCCGGTAAGTTGGCAAAACCAAACTCGTTCtgtctcctccttctcttccagtTCCTTCAAAATCGTGCTCTGATTCCCTTCCACCGGAAAATACCACCGTGTCTCTATGGAGTGACCGAATCCCCTCTTTCTAGCCAGTGTGGAGGACAGCTGGGTCAAGGGAAGAACTAACCTTATGGCCCCAGCCGGCCTACCTACAGCACAAGTCCTGCTGGCCCTCTCAGGCTTTAGGTCTGGACAGCCAGGCCCTTGGAGCGGGGTCTTCGAGCCTCATTTCCCTGCGGTGGGTGGAGCAAGAGATGCTGGGAGCCGTGGCTGGTCCTTGCGCCTCTTTCTTCACGGCAGCCTTGGCACTGGTGAGACCCAAGCTGGATCTTGCACTGTGCACCTGACTCCTCTCACCTTCAGCGGCAAAGAGGCTTCTGTCCTGGGACTGCTGGAGCACCATTGCCAGCTGAATTTCTGTGCCTTTGCACCAGCACTTTCAACATCTGCCTTCCACCATCTGCCTGCAGGTTCTTTCTGGCTGCTGGACTGGTCAGCCTGGGCCTGGGATGCTGGGCAACGGACAGCAGCGCCCAGCTACACGATGCCTCTCCAGCTTCTCACACTCCTGCGGTGTGGAATGCCTGTCACAAGGGCAATTATCATGCCTGGCCTgggttttttggggtggtggtctgAATCCTTTCTCCAGTTCTTTGAGATAGCAGGGAAGGGCACCTTTGATCCATAATAGTTATTTTCTAAAGCCTGAACTGTCCATCTTTTTACAAAACCTGGCATGGCCTTGTCTGGTTTCTACACGTCTACTAATAAATCTCAGGAGCTTGGAGTCTCTCCGTGCATCTGCTGGTGTGTTGATTTGCCCTCTGGTGTTGGGAGGGGGTGGCAGAACATGGCAAAAAGGCCCCTCTCAACAATTACTGCTCCAAGAATGCTTGCAAGAGCAGAAAGACTGCTGGGGCAGGCTTACTCCCATGGCGGGAGGGGGAGTCCTCCACTGCTGCCACTGAACAGGGCTGTCTTCAGCTCCTCCCCCCAAGCACGATAGCCCTTGCCCCATTCAAAGTAACTTCCAAGCATGCAGCAGGGTGGGAAGAGACTAGTGGGTGGCTCTAGAAGTGCAGCAGCTTTTACGCCCAGCTTCCCCTCGTGGTGGAAGCTGAGGAGAGAGCTGTGACCATAGGGAGGTGGCGATGGCAGTGGGGCCTGACCGACGCACTGCCCCTTGTGCCTGCCGCTGGTGCTTCCAGGGTGAACAGCTAGGACTGTCGCACATCTTGGCCCCCGGGGTggctggagaggggagggaatggAGGGTGGGGAGCGCTTGGCCCTTCGAGGCTGCAGCGAGAGAGTTCAGCCCACGCAATTGCCAAAGGAGACATACAAATTTtatgtaaaaataaacacaatcaaCACACGACGTTTTGTGCAAGTGGGCTTGCACAGTGCTTGGGCACAGGATGCCAGCACAAGTTGGCCAGGCACTTGCGGGACCCTCCCACATCCGTGGCCGAGATAGGAGACCGTTCAGTGCTGGAGCCTAGCTGGCATTCACAATGGCAGACGTGCAGGCAGAATGCACAGAAGCCAGAAAGCCGGGCCCAATGTTTGCTTTTGTGCTCAGTGGGCGTCCCCCCTCGCCTCCCGGCAACATGGTACCTGAGCCCTACTTGCGCACCAAGCAATCGCCCCAACTCTAAACATTCAGCCCCTAACCTCACAGATTTTTTGAGAAGCCTGACCAACCCCCCTACCCCATGCACACAATACACACCCAACAAGagagtctctctctcacacacacgctctGTATCTGGGCATTCCTTGGGACACACAGGAtgctctcctagaaagaaagtgcAGTAGTTGGACAGCCCAAGAAGATAAGGGCACCCGGCCCACAGAGCTGGGAAGGGacttccccaccctcctcctgctccaatggggggggggtgtctggaAGGATTTGGCTCCTCTGAGTTGGGACTACAGCTTCAAAGGTTTCTCAGCTGATGCTCTTGCACCAGCGGGAAGCTTCCCCCCCTTATCAAAGCTAAATGGTTTTACATGTTCTGTGGGATCCTGCCCTTGCATGTGAGGAGTTCAGGGCGGCACAGATGCAGCACAAAATGCAGCTCAAGAGGCCATGGCCCAACTGGCCAACACTGCAGGGGATCCACCATCCATTCTTGTACTGTAAGGCATTTCCGGTTTGGCTGGGGGCACAGAAACTCCACGCCCTGGCTCTTTGGAAGGCTCAGCACAGCAGGATCTGTCGAGGCAATGGGCGCCAGTAGCTCATACAACTGAGTCCCGGATCTCAGAGCCAAGGCGCACGCGGGGCCGCTGGGAAGGAGTCAACACCTCCACAAAGCTTGCGTGGACACTGAGCGGGCGCCTGTCAGACTCCAAGAAAGCTGTGCCAGGCTGTGCCACTGGAGTACCGTGCAGAGGGGAGCTTGCCACGCGGCTGTCGTTGAGTGCCTGGTAGCCCTTGTGGTCCGGTAAGGCACTGGGTGTACTGGCGCCGTTGAGGGGCAAGTTCTCTGCAGGCAGCCCCGACTTCCGAGGTTTCTCAGGGTGAGTGCTGGTACACTTGCCCTGCTTGAGGAAGGCTTTCATGGCATTGCGGTGCCGGTGCAACACGAAGAGGGTCAGGAGAGTCACGGTGATGGCAAAGATGACACACATCACCAGGAACTCGGTCCAATAGTCCTTGCCCTCCAGTAGCGCAGAGATGCTGctgcctgccgccgccgccacgcTCCTGGAGGTGCTGATGGTCTCCAGAGGGTTCTGGGCGGGCACAAGCCAGGTTTGCAACATCTGCTCCACCCGCACGCAATAGCTGGCCATCAGCTGGCGGAAGGTGCCCTCCTGAGACCAGCACTCAAAGCGCCCCGTCTGGTCTGGCTTGCCCGTCAGCACCAGCTCTCCCTCTGGCAGCACCAGGAAAGAGGTGGTGTTGATGGGGGCACCGTTGTGCAGCCAGTGCCGGGAAGCCAGGTTGGAGAGCTGCGGGCAAGGGAGCGTCTTCACCGCACTGGGATGCAGGACCAGCACTGCCTGGCACTGGGAGTCCTGGGCTGTGGGGAGAGAAAGCACAAAGAGTCAGGGCTGCAGGCACCACGGCCCCCCCGCAGGCTCCTCACGCCCAGCCAAGCCCACGTTCCAGGAGACTGGCAGCAGAGAAGATCTCTCCCTTTCTGAGCCAGGAAGTGAGTGCCTGGAACCCCCCTTTTCCCCTTTCTTCCACAGAGGGCTCAAAGTCCGCATCCACCCGTCCATTCCACCCTGCCTGCCCTGGTGGGGATCTTTACCTGTGGCTGAACGGCCAGACTGCAGGCTGCCCCCCTGGCAAAACTGTGCTGCGTCACCACCTTCAATATCCTGGAGCCAGGGCCTGGAGGGAGATGGGGGCAACAAGGGTGAAGGGAGGGGCGAGGGAAGGGGGCAGGGGTGGCGTCTGGGAAGAAGACTGGTCCCCCGACTCAGTCCTCCTCTGGGAGGGAGCAGCACTCACATTGCACGGAGCCGCAGGTGGCTTGGGCCAGACGGCTGGCAGGCACCTCCGCCCCAGGCACAGTAGGGGTCCCGAGACAGGAGACACTCCCCGCAGCTCTGGTACAAGCTGCAGTTGGCAACCGGCGCCTGCACCAGCGCACCGTAGGAGGAGGCATAAAGTAGGCCCTGGGGAGGGAAGAACGAGAGAAGCTGAGCCAAGCTCAATTTGCAGCAAGGATGCTGCACAGTGCCCGCATACACCACCACCACGTGCTGTTGGGGCTCCAGCAGGCAGGCACTCCCTGGCCACAAGCCCGCCTTGCAGTCCCTGATCCACCGGTAGAGAGCAGCTGGCCATCAGCCAATGGGAGCCCTCCCCCCAAGACCAGCACCCACGGGACCTGCCTGGTCTGGGCCACCCCCCAGCACCCACTTCCGCTTCTGGCAGCACCAGGACGGGCAGAGGCGCCAGCGCCTAGCTAAGCGGCCTCTGCTGATCCAATGCCATCTGCCCAAGTTAGCAAGAAGCAGAGTCCAGGCAGAGGTGAGACCTTGCACCCCCTTCCTCAGGAGGCCCAGGTGCCCACGCGGGCCAAGCCAATGGTGGATGAAGCAGCCATTGGGGAACATTCGCTCCAAAGCTCCGGCTGAGGTCTGCTGACATGCACCCAGCACAGTGCAAGGAGACTCCCCAGCCCCCAAACGGGCCCTTTTGCTTTCCGCCGGGGTGGTTTCCCTATCCCGATGAAGACACCAACAGGAATTTCCCAGAGTGCTCCTCTGCCTTGCCTGGGTGGCGTCCAGCAGCAGCTTGAGGACAGGCTGCCCAGCGGGGAAGAGCTGGATCTCTTCAATGATGTGGACCTCTTGCTCTGTCAACACAGCCTTGTGCAGCCAGCCATCATCTGCAAAGCATAAAGGGACACCCAATGATTAGGGCCTGTGTGGCCAACTATCCCCCTTCTCTCCGTGTGTCTGCCGGCCAGTCCCACACTGCAGAGCTCCATTTCCTCCATACCTGTCCAGGGATAACCACAGAAAACCAGAACCGGTGTGCTTGAGGGCTGGAGGCACCATCCAAGAGATTCCAACAGCCTCCCTTGGCACTTCTCAGTCTGGTTTCTCTCCTGTTGCGAGGCTCATTTCCCACCGGactgccatgggctccttcttGCTCAGGCTGGCCCGGATGCGCCTCCCTCTACAACAGCCTCCCCAGGCACTGACATCCCCCACCCACCTTTTTAAACTTAACTCAGCCTGTAATCTCCCCCCACTTTTGGCCTGACCCAGACTCCACAAGGCATGTTGCAGGATCGTAACACACACATGGCAAATTAAAACAGTCAAAATGCCAAAGTCAGCAGCACCAGAAGCAAGCTCAAATAAACTTGCAGTAGAATGAGAGACTCAGGGTGTGACCCAAATTATCTGCCACACAGTCTCAGGAtgtgacctgaaggcacatgaggccaacaCCCTTGGCTGAAGCTCAGCAGGCCTGGGTCGGGTCGGGTCAGGTCAGTGCCCAGAAGGGTGATTGCCTGAGAACGACACCCCTTTGGGTGCCATGATGGAAGACAGGAAGGACAGAACTGTAAATACATTTTCTCCACAGACGATGTGGGAAGCAGCCCTTCCCTTCACAGCCACTGGCCTCATCTCTGACGGAGCGAGTTGGCAAGAGAAGATTCTAGGCTCACAGCTTGCatggtgggggagaggaggaggaggtagctCTCCCTGGCCCACACCAGGCCTCCGAGGCAAGAGTCAGCCAGCACCATGAACCACCCTTCCTTCCCCACGTCTGACCAGAAAAGCAACCTCGCCAGTCCCCCCTCCATTCTAGCCCCTTCCCAGTAGCTGCTGCCCACCTGTGCCCAAGAACAGGACGTCATAGGCACGGTGCAGGCCCTCGACCCGCTGCACGCTTATCTGCTGGTAGCAGGAGCGGCTCTGCAAGAGGAATGGCTGGCTCCGGACTGCGCTGCTCATCAGAAAGTGGTCCTTGAGATAGTTGAGCACCCGGTCCGGCATCTGGAGCGAAGAGGTGATCTTCATCTGCCGTGCGTGGCTGGTGatgcactggggggggggcaggggttgGGATTGTAATGAGAGAGCCACTTTCAGTTGGGCTGGCCCAGCAGCAGCTGCTTCACGCCGAGCAGTGGCTGGCACTACGCCCAGGGTCTCAAGCAAGAGGTCTAACCCAACCTGTCACCTTCGGCTAGAAACCGTGCTGAGTAACCCAGGGGGCAGAagaggaaaaagacagagggggagagggagcgaTAGACCCACAAGCTTCAGTCCTAAGGCAGCCAGACCTTCCCGACTCAAGCACACAAAGATGGCGCCTGTGCAAGCTACGTACTGCTCCAGGCCGTGGCTCTGGCACAGGGTGGGTGTCCGTGTACCATTGCTGGGTCTCCCGGTTGACTTCCTTGTAAAGCCCACCGAAGGCCTCCTTCACATCAGCCAGGGAGAAGGCACAGACTGCAGAACCCCCACGGCCCTTCCTGTCCCTGGGAAGGAGAAAGTAGAGGTCAAGAGCTCAGCTCCTCGCAGGCACCTAGGAGCTAATAATGTACTTGGCACCTGCCCTGGCGTACCCTCTGCCAAGCGGTCGACAGCCCCATTGCCTCCCCACACCGCTGCCCACGAGTGCAAGTCCTCTCCCTGCTCACCACTGAGAGGCGAAGACCCCGTAGAAGACCGTTTCTGGCCAGAGTTCGCCTGGGGTGAGCACAAACATGTCCTGCAGCACATTGAAGGGGAATCCACCACTGGGGTGCGAGCACAGCAGCTGGGCCTTCAAGAAGGTTGTCCAACGCCTCTGGAGCACACGCTCCCCCCCAACGTCACCCTggcagggagaggaaggaaggaagggtaaagagaggggtggtggtggtcacaAAGCTTGCCAAGTTGCAAGTGCTGAAGGAAAGGCCAGACCCAGAAAGCAAAGATGTCGCAGGGCAgcaccctttccccccttttccttcaGCCAGGAAGGGCACTTTATTTTGGACTTGAACAGGGTTGGAGGAGAGGGTGCGTGAAGGCTCCACGGCCAAATGAGATGCAGCCAGATCCAAACTGTGCACCCGCACTTCCCGTGGCCACTTGGGCCTCTGGGAGGATCCTCCCCAGCTGCCAACTGGTAACTATCTCCCTTGTTTTTAGTACATCCATGACGTATCTAGGCTTGTTTTAAGTTGTAACCCACTCCGGAAGTGCGTTTGCCATGAAGAGTGGTTAATAAGTGCTTTTAGTAAAATAAAACTTTGAGAGGAACTGGTAGAAACCTGCTCCAGCTGTTGCACACACTGTAAAAATTAACACAGTTCTCTCCTGAAAGGGGCGTGTTTTCTCCTGTGAGTGATATGAAGGTGTTTTGGTCAGAGGCCACTTGGTAACTCCAGTCTGCCATCTGGGGCTGGTGCCCAGCTAAGGCATGCGACAGCAACACCGGACACCAGGGGGCATTGCAGACCCAGAGGAGGCAGGACTAAGGCGGAGCGGATTTCTGGCAGTCATGAACGGGCAGCAGATTGTgagttatttgtttattattgcaaTTTTCCTCCCAGGGAGCAGCGCTTGTGGAATCCTCTCCCTCAGAAGCTCAAATCGCTTGGCCAGCCATGGAGATGATGAACCTTGAGCACGCTATCTGCTGCTCCACCTCACTCAGGCAGGAAaaggtcttgggctggccctggccaAGTAGGATAGCAGATCGTTCCCTTGTCCAAAGGGCAAAAATCCCCccaaaacaaaatggaaaatggaaatggactgccttcaagtcgatcctgacttacacCGACCctgtgagtagggttttcatggtaagtggtgttcagagggggtttcccattgccttcctctgaggctgagaggcagtgactggcccaaagttacccagggagcttcatggcttcatgattcgaactctggtctcccaggtcgtagtccaacactctgaccactacaccacactgtcactCCCCCAAAATAACCCCCCTCCTCACCTTGCACACCCGTGCAATGCGTGACACAACAGTGTCTTCAAAGAAGTCAAACTCTTTGCCACTTTCACTGAAGAAGAAGTAGATCTTGTCATCCTCTCCGTGGGGGCTGCTGGGCGGGAGACTCTCACGCAGGTAGGCTGAGCCCACAAAGAAGGGGTCTGCAACGCAGAAAAGAGATACACCTGTTTGGAGCTGTTCCCTCCCTCGGAGGCCCCACATCCGAGGgggaagcctggagggcctcCCATCCAGGCGGCGATTCCAACCCAGCCCTGCTGAGCGTCTTGCCAGCAGGAGAACCACATTTGCTTCAAGGAGCTTCTGAATTCAGTCCTGTCTCCAAACGCATAGGAAGTGCCAGTTGAGGTCTCAACTTCTGTGCCAGGGGAGCAACAAGCATGTTCTCATCTCACTGAACAATGCTGCCTCCCTGCCCCCCTTTCCTCTAGCAGAGTTCGCTTCCTCTACAGTCTCACCCCTTCTCCTCTGTGCACGtgcatccccaccccaccccacccagctGCACCTCTTCCTGTCTCACAGGCAGATTTGGGAAGGAGACTCGCCAGGAAAGCCTCCATCTGCCACCTGCTCGCAACCCACCTTCATTATTTCCCCTTTAAAATGGGAACTTTGAAACCTTCCAAATTTAGGAGCACCCAACAGATTTTCACCAACCCTGCAAAAgggagcccccaccccacccccagtagTCACACGAGCCTTGTGCATTAGCTAAACCGGCAGCAGGGGGAAATGTCAAGATATGTTTGGGGGGTAAAAAGAGGGGGGTCGCAAGAGGGGACTCTCACAACCCAATGCAATTTTTTTAGACTGCTGTGACTCTGCCCTGCTTAATTGGGTTTGGGCAGCTTACGTCCCTCGCCATGTACATTCTCCCTTCCTAGCTCCTGGGCCAAATGCCTTGATTTCATATCAGACGGCTGTTGGCAAATGTTCAGAACAGCCTTGATCAGAAGAGCTTTGAGCTACAGAGTTGCTCTCACTGCTCCATAACATCAGCCCAAAGGCCAGCCAGAGGCCTGAATGCCACGGCGTACATTGATCCGCTGCCTCCTCCCTCCCCGCTCCCTTCAGACCCCCCCCAAGAGTGGGGCTCTCTCTGCTGCAAGGCCCCTAGCCAGCATCGACCCTctctgcacacaccttgcagccAGTTGAGGGAGTTTTCGGTCTTGATGGACAGACGGCTCCCATGGCTTCGGAAGATGGTCGGCTCGTTGCCCTGGAAGTTGCTGACAGTCCCTGTGTAGAGTTCGCCCTCTGCCAGAAAGCATCTCCCTCAGGGTCAAGGGAAACTGCAGAGTACTTGCCTGCCCACCCTCCTCCAGGGAGCCCTCCTCCCTCATCATGAAGCCAGCCCACCCCCAACAGGGCAACACGCCCTCAGCCGCTTCCCTGCCTCGCAGGGATCCCTCTGCCAGTCCTGGGGATGGCCCAGAACTTTGCTCTTTGGTCCCAGTCACTGCCTCCGCTGGTGGGGAGCTCCTTaccaaccatgatggctgtggacTTGTATGCAGGATCAAAGGGGCAGCGGCCTTTCCCATCCTCCAGCAGCAGCTTCCCAGAAGCCTCTCTTGTTAGGCTGAACTCCGGAATGTCCTGCAAAGGAGGCAGAGCAGTCAGGTGGCTgccagggaatggggagggggctggagcaggggctgatgggagttgtagtccaaaacatctagcaGGCGCCATGTAAGGGAAGGCTGAGCTAGATGATCCAGCCCTATAGATCCGTGATTGGGTGTGGGGCCCCATACTAGCAGCAAGACTCCCCACCTCCCCCCCAATACTCACAATGTAGGCACAGGTGGGGCTGAAGGCACTGGTCCCACAGGTATACAAGTGGGTCTCATTCAGCTGCAGCAGGATCTTGATGTAGTTATGACAGTCTCTCTGCAAGGGACACAAGAGCAGGTCTAGCCCAGCCCTTTCCCATGTGCTGGACCCTCAGCAGGCCACAGCAGGCCTGCCCAATGGTGGAGGCAATGCGTTGCCTGGCTCACAGCCCAGTCTATGGGGCAGAAGGAGCCCTCCTAGCACCGGCAGGGCAGCCCCACTTCGCTCCGCGCCCCTCCAGTTCAGGAGCTGGGCTGACACTCACCTGGGGGTCCTTGCCCTTGAAGGCGCACTGGCGCTTCTTCTCCTCCTCAGCCCTCCACAGCAGCTGCAGGACAAGAAGAGAGATGCTGACCAGGGGACTCAGCCCAGGCATCCCCCCTTGAGGCTCTTCCAGCTCAGCAGCCCCTGAGGCCCAGCAGTGCCCCTCTTGCCCTATTCCCCAAAGACACCTGGGCAACGAGCTTTCCTTTACTTCCCCACTGGTGCTCCCTGGGGGCCTCTCTCCCTCAGCTGGGGCAGATCCCTGCCCCAAAGGATCCTGTTCACCCACTCACCTGCTGCCTAGGTATGCTTATCTGCAGTAAGCAGAAAGCAAAGcggcccaaattccatgccaggaaaagccaaatcctggcatctccagtgcaGCTAGGGCCACCTCTGAGCCCCATTAGCTTCTGAGAGGTGATCAGGTGCTGACCAACATTTCCAAGCTGTTCTCCCCCGCCAAAGGTTAAAACTATGTCCTTTTAAAAAGACCACGGAATCCAAGAGTCTCAGGGTGCCCAGATGCTATGCCTGAAACCAAGTGTTGACGTGGTGCATGGAGATTTTAGAGATATGGGCCGCACTGGCTGTTGCTCTCTCCCAGGCTGGGCACCCCGGAGAGGGACAGAGAGGGGTATCTGCTGCCAGTGCTGAGGGACTGGCTCCTGGACTGCCACCATTAACAGGGACTCGCTGGCCTCATCAGAGTGACTCACTGGACAGGGCCAGCCAGCCGTGTTCTTGAGCTGGGGCCTCCAGAGTGGGGTGCTGTCGCCCTGCACTTACGCTTTGGTGCTGCGGCCCAGGGGAGAAGGCACTGGTGTTGAGGGCAAGCAACATCTCACGGGCGCCCACGTACAAGATGCCGCCATCAGGGCTCAGCATCATCGCTGTGTAGTTGGTGATTCCAGGCATGTCAAAGCGGGTCAGGAGCCTGTGGGGGGagtctgggggagggggataagGAGCGAGAGATGGCCTGTGAGTGACGGGTTGAACCCCAATGTCCCAGACAGCTCCCTCTCCCCCCAATGCTCTGGCCAATCCCAGGCCCTGGCCAGTTCTCATCGCTAGCCGGCAACATCGCGGGAGGGCAAGAGGCATCcacacatttcatttatttatcaaGTGTATCTATAGCGCAGCTTTcatttgtaaaaacaaaacacaactcaGGGTTGCTCCCAACATATTCAAAATATCCAAAAAGACATCTGAGTGTTGCAGTGAATGCTCAGCGTCTCTTGGGCTTCACAAAGTACACAACAGTAGCGGCATTTTGCATGCCAAATCGATCAGGTGGCAACGCACAGGGGAAGACACGAGTACACAAACTGCAAATGAGTCCCAACCACAAATACGAGCGGAGCGGAGCACGGCAGACGCTGAGAGCTCAGTTCTTCAGATCATGAAAAACAGAATTCGCTGTCcacatttctcctcctccccccggcCTTCCAATTACTTATCTCTTGTTTCCCCCCAAGTGCCCCATGGCTGACTGACCCCACCGCACAGAGCAGACTCTTTCCAGGTGGTGCTTGCGGCGTCAGTGTCATCTGTGCAAGAACCCTGGAGAAGACGACCCTCCACCACTGGCTCCCATGTGCGTTTTGTTGGGGCAAAAAGGGCAGAAGATGAAGGCTTCCCCAAGACTGGCCAGAGGCTGCTGCCATTCTCCTCCCACTGCAAAGCAAAGAGGTGGCAAACGGCTCTGGGGCTCAAGACCCTCCTGCATGCCCAGAGTGGCCTCCGCAGCTTCTAGTTCCACTTGGCTGTTGCTCACAGGAAATGACTCGCCTCTGCCCAAGGTCTCCTGCaacttcctgctgctgctgctgctgctgctgccaccgccaggTGATTCAGCCACGGGGCAGGATGGTACCCCGCTGAGCactggaggtggggtgggagcTGTGAGTCACCCACCCCATTCCTGGCCTTGCGCCATGTGGGGCACTGGGCTACACCCACCCATGTGGACTGGCA encodes the following:
- the SEMA4B gene encoding semaphorin-4B isoform X2, which codes for MMVQTCLSPREEAEALPLPPRRRGEGGGGGRRTSSNCDSEVLQRDPPERQASEACEERRGPPLPRPRSRRTRCSMGGRQTCSALRAAALLLGVLLAASEETVPRLSLRYDSPHRLLTRFDMPGITNYTAMMLSPDGGILYVGAREMLLALNTSAFSPGPQHQSLLWRAEEEKKRQCAFKGKDPQRDCHNYIKILLQLNETHLYTCGTSAFSPTCAYIDIPEFSLTREASGKLLLEDGKGRCPFDPAYKSTAIMVEGELYTGTVSNFQGNEPTIFRSHGSRLSIKTENSLNWLQDPFFVGSAYLRESLPPSSPHGEDDKIYFFFSESGKEFDFFEDTVVSRIARVCKGDVGGERVLQRRWTTFLKAQLLCSHPSGGFPFNVLQDMFVLTPGELWPETVFYGVFASQWDRKGRGGSAVCAFSLADVKEAFGGLYKEVNRETQQWYTDTHPVPEPRPGACITSHARQMKITSSLQMPDRVLNYLKDHFLMSSAVRSQPFLLQSRSCYQQISVQRVEGLHRAYDVLFLGTDDGWLHKAVLTEQEVHIIEEIQLFPAGQPVLKLLLDATQGLLYASSYGALVQAPVANCSLYQSCGECLLSRDPYCAWGGGACQPSGPSHLRLRAMPWLQDIEGGDAAQFCQGGSLQSGRSATAQDSQCQAVLVLHPSAVKTLPCPQLSNLASRHWLHNGAPINTTSFLVLPEGELVLTGKPDQTGRFECWSQEGTFRQLMASYCVRVEQMLQTWLVPAQNPLETISTSRSVAAAAGSSISALLEGKDYWTEFLVMCVIFAITVTLLTLFVLHRHRNAMKAFLKQGKCTSTHPEKPRKSGLPAENLPLNGASTPSALPDHKGYQALNDSRVASSPLHGTPVAQPGTAFLESDRRPLSVHASFVEVLTPSQRPRVRLGSEIRDSVV